A region from the Fundulus heteroclitus isolate FHET01 chromosome 22, MU-UCD_Fhet_4.1, whole genome shotgun sequence genome encodes:
- the fam149b1 gene encoding protein FAM149B1 isoform X5, translating into MISRYNRRPVSHKLEIRGLSRSSLDHHPLPEEADDNQTPPRYLHDLQEAASAHNSSQTSAASDPSDCPTVISVSSSQPWSAIHSSTGTGVSTERSSVFSWGYDEFDKAASRQVQQMFDEIDTELYEGRGSGEGILQGLQDECQQWTTRFPHLRILGTQLLCPTDEGFQWYATPGTVSPASSSSVGRETAVECQGKEKGGAELNVQGRKAALIESSSPESDGPPNNNNSSSYDHPRVIEVEGVMEEYLAFDSRDLNDECYEESSESVRRHHCLPPVSPYRCRRQAVLDLLFDDVWRELVGWMKELVQRHWECCTSNEEAISGDLSPAQSDTPFMLLSTLPTMLPKLGQSRVPPLPAGAQPQGMPISVERSALEAAGRAPAGAAAAQHNLNDLIVIHSIPLQQRNLAALERSQEPDERPSHRPGSSAVPSSKPRPRRALEQSSSSLSRPPQSARRRNPPPRNLQPLVPNSGQSGTGGYLDEVIRGTRLRTPASDRLTSPLLALSRNTPLPPIGTGDSEAPHAGLQSKLAQRQKGPSSRAHSAVHDEARGSIPRDRHYMLDIFSRPNTTHTYRSDTPYRSSFTVLDSIGQGRPGRASVGTDSLGIGVTGISLGISSSSFMDSFPHHPLGHSPIKDEDEPEPQAPVAAAPNRPYTRGGVSSRSSRPGL; encoded by the exons ATGATTTCACGGTACAACAGAAGACCAGTGTCACACAAACTTGAGAT CCGCGGTTTGTCTCGGAGCAGCCTCGATCACCACCCTCTCCCCGAAGAAGCAGACGATAACCAGACCCCTCCGCGCTACCTCCATGACCTGCAGGAAGCTGCCTCCGCACACAACAG CTCACAGACGTCTGCCGCCTCAGACCCCTCCGACTGTCCGACCGTCATCTCGGTATCATCCAGCCAGCCCTGGTCCGCCATTCACAGCTCCACAGGGACCGGCGTCTCCACAGAAAGGAGCTCGGTTTTCTCCTGGGGCTACGAT GAATTCGACAAGGCGGCGTCGCGGCAGGTGCAGCAGATGTTTGATGAGATCGACACGGAGCTGTACGAAGGCCGGGGCAGCGGGGAAGGGATACTCCAGGGGCTGCAGGACGAATGCCAGCAGTGGACCACACGCTTCCCACACCTTCG GATCCTGGGGACTCAGCTTTTGTGTCCCACGGATGAGGGCTTCCAGTGGTACGCCACTCCAGGGACCGTCAGCCCCGCCAGCAGCTCGTCAGTGGGCAGAGAAACGGCTGTGGAGTGCCAAGGCAAAGAGAAGGGGGGTGCAGA gttgaatgtTCAGGGCAGGAAAGCTGCGCTGATCGAATCCTCGTCACCGGAGTCGGATGGCCCTCCTAACAACAACAACTCCAGCAGCTATGACCACCCGAGAGTGATTGAAGTAGAGGGTGTGATGGAGGAATATCTAGCGTTCGATAGCAGGGACCT GAACGACGAGTGTTACGAGGAAAGTTCGGAGTCGGTCCGGAGGCATCACTGCCTGCCGCCGGTCTCGCCGTACCGCTGTCGCCGGCAGGCTGTCCTGGACTTGCTGTTTGATGACGTTTGGCGGGAGCTGGTCGGCTGGATGAAGGAGTTGGTCCAACGTCACTGGGAGTGCTGCACCTCCA ATGAAGAAGCTATTTCTGGGGACCTGAGCCCTGCGCAGTCAGACACTCCCTTTATGCTGCTCTCCACGCTGCCCACCATGCTTCCAAAACTCGGCCAGAGCCGGGTGCCACCGCTCCCTGCTGGAGCACAGCCCCAG gggatGCCGATAAGTGTGGAGAGGTCTGCACTTGAGGCA GCTGGTAGGGCGCCCGCAGGGGCAGCGGCGGCGCAGCACAACCTGAACGACCTCATCGTGATTCACAGCATCCCCCTGCAGCAGAGAAACTTGGCTGCGCTGGAAAGAAGCCA GGAGCCGGACGAGCGGCCGTCCCACAGGCCAGGCTCCAGCGCCGTCCCCTCCAGCAAGCCTCGTCCTCGCAGAGCCCTGGAGCAGAGCTCTTCCTCGCTGTCCCGCCCGCCCCAGTCAGCTCGCCGCCGAAACCCGCCTCCCCGAAACCTGCAGCCCCTTGTTCCCAACTCGGGGCAGTCCGGCACCGGAGGGTACCTGGACGAGGTTATCCGCGGGACGCGTCT CAGAACCCCAGCCAGCGACCGATTGACGTCTCCGCTGCTGGCCCTGAGCCGCAACACTCCCCTCCCCCCCATCGGAACCGGAGACTCGGAGGCGCCTCACGCGGGGCTGCAGTCAAAGCTCGCACAG CGTCAGAAAGGCCCCTCCAGCCGTGCCCACAGCGCCGTACACGACGAAGCTCGCGGTTCCATCCCAAGGGATCGTCACTACATGCTGGACATCTTCTCTCGCCCCAACACAACCCACACCTACAGG TCAGACACCCCGTACCGGAGTTCCTTCACCGTGCTGGACAGCATCGGGCAGGGCCGGCCAGGCAGAGCCTCCGTGGGCACAG ACTCTCTGGGAATCGGCGTGACCGGTATCAGCCTTGGGATCAGCAGCTCCTCTTTCATGGACTCCTTTCCTCACCACCCGCTGGGGCACTCGCCCATAAAAGACGAAGACGAGCCTGAGCCCCAGGCCCCCGTCGCAG CCGCTCCGAACCGACCCTACACCAGAGGAGGCGTCTCGTCCAGATCCAGCAGGCCTGGCTTGTAG
- the fam149b1 gene encoding protein FAM149B1 isoform X6 yields MISRYNRRPVSHKLEIRGLSRSSLDHHPLPEEADDNQTPPRYLHDLQEAASAHNSSQTSAASDPSDCPTVISVSSSQPWSAIHSSTGTGVSTERSSVFSWGYDEFDKAASRQVQQMFDEIDTELYEGRGSGEGILQGLQDECQQWTTRFPHLRILGTQLLCPTDEGFQWYATPGTVSPASSSSVGRETAVECQGKEKGGAELNVQGRKAALIESSSPESDGPPNNNNSSSYDHPRVIEVEGVMEEYLAFDSRDLNDECYEESSESVRRHHCLPPVSPYRCRRQAVLDLLFDDVWRELVGWMKELVQRHWECCTSNEEAISGDLSPAQSDTPFMLLSTLPTMLPKLGQSRVPPLPAGAQPQAGRAPAGAAAAQHNLNDLIVIHSIPLQQRNLAALERSQEPDERPSHRPGSSAVPSSKPRPRRALEQSSSSLSRPPQSARRRNPPPRNLQPLVPNSGQSGTGGYLDEVIRGTRLRTPASDRLTSPLLALSRNTPLPPIGTGDSEAPHAGLQSKLAQRQKGPSSRAHSAVHDEARGSIPRDRHYMLDIFSRPNTTHTYRSDTPYRSSFTVLDSIGQGRPGRASVGTDSLGIGVTGISLGISSSSFMDSFPHHPLGHSPIKDEDEPEPQAPVAAAPNRPYTRGGVSSRSSRPGL; encoded by the exons ATGATTTCACGGTACAACAGAAGACCAGTGTCACACAAACTTGAGAT CCGCGGTTTGTCTCGGAGCAGCCTCGATCACCACCCTCTCCCCGAAGAAGCAGACGATAACCAGACCCCTCCGCGCTACCTCCATGACCTGCAGGAAGCTGCCTCCGCACACAACAG CTCACAGACGTCTGCCGCCTCAGACCCCTCCGACTGTCCGACCGTCATCTCGGTATCATCCAGCCAGCCCTGGTCCGCCATTCACAGCTCCACAGGGACCGGCGTCTCCACAGAAAGGAGCTCGGTTTTCTCCTGGGGCTACGAT GAATTCGACAAGGCGGCGTCGCGGCAGGTGCAGCAGATGTTTGATGAGATCGACACGGAGCTGTACGAAGGCCGGGGCAGCGGGGAAGGGATACTCCAGGGGCTGCAGGACGAATGCCAGCAGTGGACCACACGCTTCCCACACCTTCG GATCCTGGGGACTCAGCTTTTGTGTCCCACGGATGAGGGCTTCCAGTGGTACGCCACTCCAGGGACCGTCAGCCCCGCCAGCAGCTCGTCAGTGGGCAGAGAAACGGCTGTGGAGTGCCAAGGCAAAGAGAAGGGGGGTGCAGA gttgaatgtTCAGGGCAGGAAAGCTGCGCTGATCGAATCCTCGTCACCGGAGTCGGATGGCCCTCCTAACAACAACAACTCCAGCAGCTATGACCACCCGAGAGTGATTGAAGTAGAGGGTGTGATGGAGGAATATCTAGCGTTCGATAGCAGGGACCT GAACGACGAGTGTTACGAGGAAAGTTCGGAGTCGGTCCGGAGGCATCACTGCCTGCCGCCGGTCTCGCCGTACCGCTGTCGCCGGCAGGCTGTCCTGGACTTGCTGTTTGATGACGTTTGGCGGGAGCTGGTCGGCTGGATGAAGGAGTTGGTCCAACGTCACTGGGAGTGCTGCACCTCCA ATGAAGAAGCTATTTCTGGGGACCTGAGCCCTGCGCAGTCAGACACTCCCTTTATGCTGCTCTCCACGCTGCCCACCATGCTTCCAAAACTCGGCCAGAGCCGGGTGCCACCGCTCCCTGCTGGAGCACAGCCCCAG GCTGGTAGGGCGCCCGCAGGGGCAGCGGCGGCGCAGCACAACCTGAACGACCTCATCGTGATTCACAGCATCCCCCTGCAGCAGAGAAACTTGGCTGCGCTGGAAAGAAGCCA GGAGCCGGACGAGCGGCCGTCCCACAGGCCAGGCTCCAGCGCCGTCCCCTCCAGCAAGCCTCGTCCTCGCAGAGCCCTGGAGCAGAGCTCTTCCTCGCTGTCCCGCCCGCCCCAGTCAGCTCGCCGCCGAAACCCGCCTCCCCGAAACCTGCAGCCCCTTGTTCCCAACTCGGGGCAGTCCGGCACCGGAGGGTACCTGGACGAGGTTATCCGCGGGACGCGTCT CAGAACCCCAGCCAGCGACCGATTGACGTCTCCGCTGCTGGCCCTGAGCCGCAACACTCCCCTCCCCCCCATCGGAACCGGAGACTCGGAGGCGCCTCACGCGGGGCTGCAGTCAAAGCTCGCACAG CGTCAGAAAGGCCCCTCCAGCCGTGCCCACAGCGCCGTACACGACGAAGCTCGCGGTTCCATCCCAAGGGATCGTCACTACATGCTGGACATCTTCTCTCGCCCCAACACAACCCACACCTACAGG TCAGACACCCCGTACCGGAGTTCCTTCACCGTGCTGGACAGCATCGGGCAGGGCCGGCCAGGCAGAGCCTCCGTGGGCACAG ACTCTCTGGGAATCGGCGTGACCGGTATCAGCCTTGGGATCAGCAGCTCCTCTTTCATGGACTCCTTTCCTCACCACCCGCTGGGGCACTCGCCCATAAAAGACGAAGACGAGCCTGAGCCCCAGGCCCCCGTCGCAG CCGCTCCGAACCGACCCTACACCAGAGGAGGCGTCTCGTCCAGATCCAGCAGGCCTGGCTTGTAG
- the fam149b1 gene encoding protein FAM149B1 isoform X2 — protein MISRYNRRPVSHKLEIRGLSRSSLDHHPLPEEADDNQTPPRYLHDLQEAASAHNSSQTSAASDPSDCPTVISVSSSQPWSAIHSSTGTGVSTERSSVFSWGYDEFDKAASRQVQQMFDEIDTELYEGRGSGEGILQGLQDECQQWTTRFPHLRILGTQLLCPTDEGFQWYATPGTVSPASSSSVGRETAVECQGKEKGGAELNVQGRKAALIESSSPESDGPPNNNNSSSYDHPRVIEVEGVMEEYLAFDSRDLNDECYEESSESVRRHHCLPPVSPYRCRRQAVLDLLFDDVWRELVGWMKELVQRHWECCTSNEEAISGDLSPAQSDTPFMLLSTLPTMLPKLGQSRVPPLPAGAQPQGMPISVERSALEANTKSRGSKHKSRWKSKKQKRPAAAGRAPAGAAAAQHNLNDLIVIHSIPLQQRNLAALERSQEPDERPSHRPGSSAVPSSKPRPRRALEQSSSSLSRPPQSARRRNPPPRNLQPLVPNSGQSGTGGYLDEVIRGTRLTPASDRLTSPLLALSRNTPLPPIGTGDSEAPHAGLQSKLAQRQKGPSSRAHSAVHDEARGSIPRDRHYMLDIFSRPNTTHTYRSDTPYRSSFTVLDSIGQGRPGRASVGTDSLGIGVTGISLGISSSSFMDSFPHHPLGHSPIKDEDEPEPQAPVAAAPNRPYTRGGVSSRSSRPGL, from the exons ATGATTTCACGGTACAACAGAAGACCAGTGTCACACAAACTTGAGAT CCGCGGTTTGTCTCGGAGCAGCCTCGATCACCACCCTCTCCCCGAAGAAGCAGACGATAACCAGACCCCTCCGCGCTACCTCCATGACCTGCAGGAAGCTGCCTCCGCACACAACAG CTCACAGACGTCTGCCGCCTCAGACCCCTCCGACTGTCCGACCGTCATCTCGGTATCATCCAGCCAGCCCTGGTCCGCCATTCACAGCTCCACAGGGACCGGCGTCTCCACAGAAAGGAGCTCGGTTTTCTCCTGGGGCTACGAT GAATTCGACAAGGCGGCGTCGCGGCAGGTGCAGCAGATGTTTGATGAGATCGACACGGAGCTGTACGAAGGCCGGGGCAGCGGGGAAGGGATACTCCAGGGGCTGCAGGACGAATGCCAGCAGTGGACCACACGCTTCCCACACCTTCG GATCCTGGGGACTCAGCTTTTGTGTCCCACGGATGAGGGCTTCCAGTGGTACGCCACTCCAGGGACCGTCAGCCCCGCCAGCAGCTCGTCAGTGGGCAGAGAAACGGCTGTGGAGTGCCAAGGCAAAGAGAAGGGGGGTGCAGA gttgaatgtTCAGGGCAGGAAAGCTGCGCTGATCGAATCCTCGTCACCGGAGTCGGATGGCCCTCCTAACAACAACAACTCCAGCAGCTATGACCACCCGAGAGTGATTGAAGTAGAGGGTGTGATGGAGGAATATCTAGCGTTCGATAGCAGGGACCT GAACGACGAGTGTTACGAGGAAAGTTCGGAGTCGGTCCGGAGGCATCACTGCCTGCCGCCGGTCTCGCCGTACCGCTGTCGCCGGCAGGCTGTCCTGGACTTGCTGTTTGATGACGTTTGGCGGGAGCTGGTCGGCTGGATGAAGGAGTTGGTCCAACGTCACTGGGAGTGCTGCACCTCCA ATGAAGAAGCTATTTCTGGGGACCTGAGCCCTGCGCAGTCAGACACTCCCTTTATGCTGCTCTCCACGCTGCCCACCATGCTTCCAAAACTCGGCCAGAGCCGGGTGCCACCGCTCCCTGCTGGAGCACAGCCCCAG gggatGCCGATAAGTGTGGAGAGGTCTGCACTTGAGGCA AACACAAAGTCAAGGGGCTCAAAGCACAAGTCCAGATGGaaatccaaaaagcagaaaaggcCCGCCGCT GCTGGTAGGGCGCCCGCAGGGGCAGCGGCGGCGCAGCACAACCTGAACGACCTCATCGTGATTCACAGCATCCCCCTGCAGCAGAGAAACTTGGCTGCGCTGGAAAGAAGCCA GGAGCCGGACGAGCGGCCGTCCCACAGGCCAGGCTCCAGCGCCGTCCCCTCCAGCAAGCCTCGTCCTCGCAGAGCCCTGGAGCAGAGCTCTTCCTCGCTGTCCCGCCCGCCCCAGTCAGCTCGCCGCCGAAACCCGCCTCCCCGAAACCTGCAGCCCCTTGTTCCCAACTCGGGGCAGTCCGGCACCGGAGGGTACCTGGACGAGGTTATCCGCGGGACGCGTCT AACCCCAGCCAGCGACCGATTGACGTCTCCGCTGCTGGCCCTGAGCCGCAACACTCCCCTCCCCCCCATCGGAACCGGAGACTCGGAGGCGCCTCACGCGGGGCTGCAGTCAAAGCTCGCACAG CGTCAGAAAGGCCCCTCCAGCCGTGCCCACAGCGCCGTACACGACGAAGCTCGCGGTTCCATCCCAAGGGATCGTCACTACATGCTGGACATCTTCTCTCGCCCCAACACAACCCACACCTACAGG TCAGACACCCCGTACCGGAGTTCCTTCACCGTGCTGGACAGCATCGGGCAGGGCCGGCCAGGCAGAGCCTCCGTGGGCACAG ACTCTCTGGGAATCGGCGTGACCGGTATCAGCCTTGGGATCAGCAGCTCCTCTTTCATGGACTCCTTTCCTCACCACCCGCTGGGGCACTCGCCCATAAAAGACGAAGACGAGCCTGAGCCCCAGGCCCCCGTCGCAG CCGCTCCGAACCGACCCTACACCAGAGGAGGCGTCTCGTCCAGATCCAGCAGGCCTGGCTTGTAG
- the fam149b1 gene encoding protein FAM149B1 isoform X1 translates to MISRYNRRPVSHKLEIRGLSRSSLDHHPLPEEADDNQTPPRYLHDLQEAASAHNSSQTSAASDPSDCPTVISVSSSQPWSAIHSSTGTGVSTERSSVFSWGYDEFDKAASRQVQQMFDEIDTELYEGRGSGEGILQGLQDECQQWTTRFPHLRILGTQLLCPTDEGFQWYATPGTVSPASSSSVGRETAVECQGKEKGGAELNVQGRKAALIESSSPESDGPPNNNNSSSYDHPRVIEVEGVMEEYLAFDSRDLNDECYEESSESVRRHHCLPPVSPYRCRRQAVLDLLFDDVWRELVGWMKELVQRHWECCTSNEEAISGDLSPAQSDTPFMLLSTLPTMLPKLGQSRVPPLPAGAQPQGMPISVERSALEANTKSRGSKHKSRWKSKKQKRPAAAGRAPAGAAAAQHNLNDLIVIHSIPLQQRNLAALERSQEPDERPSHRPGSSAVPSSKPRPRRALEQSSSSLSRPPQSARRRNPPPRNLQPLVPNSGQSGTGGYLDEVIRGTRLRTPASDRLTSPLLALSRNTPLPPIGTGDSEAPHAGLQSKLAQRQKGPSSRAHSAVHDEARGSIPRDRHYMLDIFSRPNTTHTYRSDTPYRSSFTVLDSIGQGRPGRASVGTDSLGIGVTGISLGISSSSFMDSFPHHPLGHSPIKDEDEPEPQAPVAAAPNRPYTRGGVSSRSSRPGL, encoded by the exons ATGATTTCACGGTACAACAGAAGACCAGTGTCACACAAACTTGAGAT CCGCGGTTTGTCTCGGAGCAGCCTCGATCACCACCCTCTCCCCGAAGAAGCAGACGATAACCAGACCCCTCCGCGCTACCTCCATGACCTGCAGGAAGCTGCCTCCGCACACAACAG CTCACAGACGTCTGCCGCCTCAGACCCCTCCGACTGTCCGACCGTCATCTCGGTATCATCCAGCCAGCCCTGGTCCGCCATTCACAGCTCCACAGGGACCGGCGTCTCCACAGAAAGGAGCTCGGTTTTCTCCTGGGGCTACGAT GAATTCGACAAGGCGGCGTCGCGGCAGGTGCAGCAGATGTTTGATGAGATCGACACGGAGCTGTACGAAGGCCGGGGCAGCGGGGAAGGGATACTCCAGGGGCTGCAGGACGAATGCCAGCAGTGGACCACACGCTTCCCACACCTTCG GATCCTGGGGACTCAGCTTTTGTGTCCCACGGATGAGGGCTTCCAGTGGTACGCCACTCCAGGGACCGTCAGCCCCGCCAGCAGCTCGTCAGTGGGCAGAGAAACGGCTGTGGAGTGCCAAGGCAAAGAGAAGGGGGGTGCAGA gttgaatgtTCAGGGCAGGAAAGCTGCGCTGATCGAATCCTCGTCACCGGAGTCGGATGGCCCTCCTAACAACAACAACTCCAGCAGCTATGACCACCCGAGAGTGATTGAAGTAGAGGGTGTGATGGAGGAATATCTAGCGTTCGATAGCAGGGACCT GAACGACGAGTGTTACGAGGAAAGTTCGGAGTCGGTCCGGAGGCATCACTGCCTGCCGCCGGTCTCGCCGTACCGCTGTCGCCGGCAGGCTGTCCTGGACTTGCTGTTTGATGACGTTTGGCGGGAGCTGGTCGGCTGGATGAAGGAGTTGGTCCAACGTCACTGGGAGTGCTGCACCTCCA ATGAAGAAGCTATTTCTGGGGACCTGAGCCCTGCGCAGTCAGACACTCCCTTTATGCTGCTCTCCACGCTGCCCACCATGCTTCCAAAACTCGGCCAGAGCCGGGTGCCACCGCTCCCTGCTGGAGCACAGCCCCAG gggatGCCGATAAGTGTGGAGAGGTCTGCACTTGAGGCA AACACAAAGTCAAGGGGCTCAAAGCACAAGTCCAGATGGaaatccaaaaagcagaaaaggcCCGCCGCT GCTGGTAGGGCGCCCGCAGGGGCAGCGGCGGCGCAGCACAACCTGAACGACCTCATCGTGATTCACAGCATCCCCCTGCAGCAGAGAAACTTGGCTGCGCTGGAAAGAAGCCA GGAGCCGGACGAGCGGCCGTCCCACAGGCCAGGCTCCAGCGCCGTCCCCTCCAGCAAGCCTCGTCCTCGCAGAGCCCTGGAGCAGAGCTCTTCCTCGCTGTCCCGCCCGCCCCAGTCAGCTCGCCGCCGAAACCCGCCTCCCCGAAACCTGCAGCCCCTTGTTCCCAACTCGGGGCAGTCCGGCACCGGAGGGTACCTGGACGAGGTTATCCGCGGGACGCGTCT CAGAACCCCAGCCAGCGACCGATTGACGTCTCCGCTGCTGGCCCTGAGCCGCAACACTCCCCTCCCCCCCATCGGAACCGGAGACTCGGAGGCGCCTCACGCGGGGCTGCAGTCAAAGCTCGCACAG CGTCAGAAAGGCCCCTCCAGCCGTGCCCACAGCGCCGTACACGACGAAGCTCGCGGTTCCATCCCAAGGGATCGTCACTACATGCTGGACATCTTCTCTCGCCCCAACACAACCCACACCTACAGG TCAGACACCCCGTACCGGAGTTCCTTCACCGTGCTGGACAGCATCGGGCAGGGCCGGCCAGGCAGAGCCTCCGTGGGCACAG ACTCTCTGGGAATCGGCGTGACCGGTATCAGCCTTGGGATCAGCAGCTCCTCTTTCATGGACTCCTTTCCTCACCACCCGCTGGGGCACTCGCCCATAAAAGACGAAGACGAGCCTGAGCCCCAGGCCCCCGTCGCAG CCGCTCCGAACCGACCCTACACCAGAGGAGGCGTCTCGTCCAGATCCAGCAGGCCTGGCTTGTAG
- the fam149b1 gene encoding protein FAM149B1 isoform X3, which yields MISRYNRRPVSHKLEIRGLSRSSLDHHPLPEEADDNQTPPRYLHDLQEAASAHNSSQTSAASDPSDCPTVISVSSSQPWSAIHSSTGTGVSTERSSVFSWGYDEFDKAASRQVQQMFDEIDTELYEGRGSGEGILQGLQDECQQWTTRFPHLRILGTQLLCPTDEGFQWYATPGTVSPASSSSVGRETAVECQGKEKGGAELNVQGRKAALIESSSPESDGPPNNNNSSSYDHPRVIEVEGVMEEYLAFDSRDLNDECYEESSESVRRHHCLPPVSPYRCRRQAVLDLLFDDVWRELVGWMKELVQRHWECCTSNEEAISGDLSPAQSDTPFMLLSTLPTMLPKLGQSRVPPLPAGAQPQNTKSRGSKHKSRWKSKKQKRPAAAGRAPAGAAAAQHNLNDLIVIHSIPLQQRNLAALERSQEPDERPSHRPGSSAVPSSKPRPRRALEQSSSSLSRPPQSARRRNPPPRNLQPLVPNSGQSGTGGYLDEVIRGTRLRTPASDRLTSPLLALSRNTPLPPIGTGDSEAPHAGLQSKLAQRQKGPSSRAHSAVHDEARGSIPRDRHYMLDIFSRPNTTHTYRSDTPYRSSFTVLDSIGQGRPGRASVGTDSLGIGVTGISLGISSSSFMDSFPHHPLGHSPIKDEDEPEPQAPVAAAPNRPYTRGGVSSRSSRPGL from the exons ATGATTTCACGGTACAACAGAAGACCAGTGTCACACAAACTTGAGAT CCGCGGTTTGTCTCGGAGCAGCCTCGATCACCACCCTCTCCCCGAAGAAGCAGACGATAACCAGACCCCTCCGCGCTACCTCCATGACCTGCAGGAAGCTGCCTCCGCACACAACAG CTCACAGACGTCTGCCGCCTCAGACCCCTCCGACTGTCCGACCGTCATCTCGGTATCATCCAGCCAGCCCTGGTCCGCCATTCACAGCTCCACAGGGACCGGCGTCTCCACAGAAAGGAGCTCGGTTTTCTCCTGGGGCTACGAT GAATTCGACAAGGCGGCGTCGCGGCAGGTGCAGCAGATGTTTGATGAGATCGACACGGAGCTGTACGAAGGCCGGGGCAGCGGGGAAGGGATACTCCAGGGGCTGCAGGACGAATGCCAGCAGTGGACCACACGCTTCCCACACCTTCG GATCCTGGGGACTCAGCTTTTGTGTCCCACGGATGAGGGCTTCCAGTGGTACGCCACTCCAGGGACCGTCAGCCCCGCCAGCAGCTCGTCAGTGGGCAGAGAAACGGCTGTGGAGTGCCAAGGCAAAGAGAAGGGGGGTGCAGA gttgaatgtTCAGGGCAGGAAAGCTGCGCTGATCGAATCCTCGTCACCGGAGTCGGATGGCCCTCCTAACAACAACAACTCCAGCAGCTATGACCACCCGAGAGTGATTGAAGTAGAGGGTGTGATGGAGGAATATCTAGCGTTCGATAGCAGGGACCT GAACGACGAGTGTTACGAGGAAAGTTCGGAGTCGGTCCGGAGGCATCACTGCCTGCCGCCGGTCTCGCCGTACCGCTGTCGCCGGCAGGCTGTCCTGGACTTGCTGTTTGATGACGTTTGGCGGGAGCTGGTCGGCTGGATGAAGGAGTTGGTCCAACGTCACTGGGAGTGCTGCACCTCCA ATGAAGAAGCTATTTCTGGGGACCTGAGCCCTGCGCAGTCAGACACTCCCTTTATGCTGCTCTCCACGCTGCCCACCATGCTTCCAAAACTCGGCCAGAGCCGGGTGCCACCGCTCCCTGCTGGAGCACAGCCCCAG AACACAAAGTCAAGGGGCTCAAAGCACAAGTCCAGATGGaaatccaaaaagcagaaaaggcCCGCCGCT GCTGGTAGGGCGCCCGCAGGGGCAGCGGCGGCGCAGCACAACCTGAACGACCTCATCGTGATTCACAGCATCCCCCTGCAGCAGAGAAACTTGGCTGCGCTGGAAAGAAGCCA GGAGCCGGACGAGCGGCCGTCCCACAGGCCAGGCTCCAGCGCCGTCCCCTCCAGCAAGCCTCGTCCTCGCAGAGCCCTGGAGCAGAGCTCTTCCTCGCTGTCCCGCCCGCCCCAGTCAGCTCGCCGCCGAAACCCGCCTCCCCGAAACCTGCAGCCCCTTGTTCCCAACTCGGGGCAGTCCGGCACCGGAGGGTACCTGGACGAGGTTATCCGCGGGACGCGTCT CAGAACCCCAGCCAGCGACCGATTGACGTCTCCGCTGCTGGCCCTGAGCCGCAACACTCCCCTCCCCCCCATCGGAACCGGAGACTCGGAGGCGCCTCACGCGGGGCTGCAGTCAAAGCTCGCACAG CGTCAGAAAGGCCCCTCCAGCCGTGCCCACAGCGCCGTACACGACGAAGCTCGCGGTTCCATCCCAAGGGATCGTCACTACATGCTGGACATCTTCTCTCGCCCCAACACAACCCACACCTACAGG TCAGACACCCCGTACCGGAGTTCCTTCACCGTGCTGGACAGCATCGGGCAGGGCCGGCCAGGCAGAGCCTCCGTGGGCACAG ACTCTCTGGGAATCGGCGTGACCGGTATCAGCCTTGGGATCAGCAGCTCCTCTTTCATGGACTCCTTTCCTCACCACCCGCTGGGGCACTCGCCCATAAAAGACGAAGACGAGCCTGAGCCCCAGGCCCCCGTCGCAG CCGCTCCGAACCGACCCTACACCAGAGGAGGCGTCTCGTCCAGATCCAGCAGGCCTGGCTTGTAG